In one window of Chryseobacterium phocaeense DNA:
- a CDS encoding GntR family transcriptional regulator — protein MNIPTKNFTIDHKSKLPLHVQVEELFRSLIKVEPYNKGALLPKEVDLANLWGVSRNTIRQATNKLEHEGLIVRKKGIGTRAAEKKSLVTGLDHWYSFTREMQEKGVEVINLLLKTESVSSNETIFNFFDCSPAKKIFKLSKLKGENAEEPIVYFESYFHPRIGLSNKDDFNIPLYTMLQDHHGVVVHQSRENISACQAGTVIGKKLKVPAGFPVLKRERFVYDINGKAVEYNIGYYRSDKFTYTIEIAKSSES, from the coding sequence ATGAACATACCAACAAAGAATTTTACCATTGATCATAAAAGTAAGTTACCTTTACATGTACAGGTTGAAGAGCTTTTTCGTTCGCTCATCAAAGTAGAACCTTACAATAAAGGTGCATTACTTCCAAAAGAAGTGGATCTCGCGAATCTTTGGGGTGTTTCAAGAAATACAATCCGGCAGGCAACCAATAAGCTGGAACACGAAGGACTGATTGTTCGGAAAAAAGGAATCGGAACCCGTGCTGCGGAAAAGAAAAGCTTGGTAACCGGATTGGACCATTGGTATAGTTTCACGAGAGAAATGCAGGAAAAGGGAGTTGAGGTGATTAATCTGCTTCTGAAAACAGAATCAGTCAGCTCAAATGAAACAATATTTAATTTTTTTGATTGTTCTCCGGCCAAAAAGATATTCAAACTCTCCAAATTAAAAGGAGAAAATGCCGAGGAACCTATCGTGTATTTCGAAAGTTATTTTCATCCAAGGATAGGACTAAGCAATAAAGATGATTTCAATATCCCTTTGTATACCATGCTGCAGGATCATCATGGGGTAGTGGTGCATCAGTCGAGGGAGAATATCAGTGCCTGCCAGGCAGGTACAGTGATAGGGAAGAAATTAAAAGTACCGGCCGGTTTTCCTGTATTAAAGCGGGAACGTTTTGTGTATGACATCAATGGAAAGGCGGTAGAATATAATATAGGATATTACAGGTCTGATAAATTCACCTATACCATTGAAATTGCCAAGTCTTCTGAAAGTTAG
- the hisS gene encoding histidine--tRNA ligase, with protein sequence MKPSLAKGTRDFTAQEVSRRKYIINILQNNFELFGFQPLETPSFENLSTLTGKYGEEGDRLIFKILNSGEYASKVNQEDWDNKNHQKLISQISDKALRYDLTVPFARFVAMNHGKLTFPFKRYQIQPVWRADRPQKGRFREFYQCDADVVGSESLLQEVDLVQLYLKSFSDLGIPVTIHMNNRKILSGLAEYAGITDKLIDFTVALDKLDKIGKEGVVKELLEREISQESIDKLEFLFNQSDDALENLLQLKEKFAASEIGLKGVEELEFVLTQSLNLGVDMQNLVFNITLARGLDYYTGAIFEVKADEVAMGSIGGGGRYDNLTEVFGVKNIPGIGISFGLDRVYLVMEELNLFPEEASSKIEYLFANFGGEGVTDALKLIMQLREKGTSAELYPENAKLNKQFTYAEKKGIKNLVFLGEEEVKNGTVTFKDLEAGEQKTLSLEEFLDL encoded by the coding sequence ATGAAGCCAAGTTTAGCAAAAGGAACGAGAGATTTTACAGCACAGGAAGTTTCCAGAAGAAAATATATCATTAATATTTTACAGAATAATTTCGAATTATTTGGGTTTCAGCCACTGGAAACACCAAGCTTTGAAAATCTTTCTACATTAACGGGAAAGTATGGAGAAGAAGGTGATCGACTGATTTTTAAAATTTTAAATTCAGGAGAGTATGCATCAAAAGTAAATCAGGAAGATTGGGACAATAAAAACCATCAGAAACTTATCTCCCAGATCTCTGATAAAGCTCTACGTTATGATCTTACCGTGCCTTTTGCAAGATTTGTAGCAATGAATCATGGTAAACTAACTTTTCCATTCAAACGCTATCAAATTCAGCCGGTTTGGAGAGCAGACCGTCCCCAGAAAGGAAGATTCAGAGAGTTTTACCAATGCGATGCAGATGTGGTGGGAAGCGAAAGCCTGCTGCAGGAAGTAGATCTGGTTCAGCTGTATCTTAAATCATTCTCGGATCTTGGAATTCCTGTGACCATTCATATGAACAACAGAAAAATCCTTTCCGGTTTAGCGGAATATGCCGGTATTACAGATAAGCTGATTGATTTTACTGTGGCTTTGGACAAACTTGACAAAATTGGAAAAGAAGGGGTTGTAAAGGAGCTATTGGAAAGAGAAATATCCCAGGAATCCATTGATAAATTAGAATTTTTATTCAACCAGTCAGATGATGCACTGGAAAATCTGCTTCAGCTGAAAGAAAAATTTGCAGCCAGTGAAATTGGTCTGAAAGGAGTGGAAGAACTGGAGTTTGTTCTTACACAATCTTTGAACCTTGGAGTAGATATGCAGAATCTGGTGTTTAATATTACTTTAGCCAGAGGTTTAGATTATTATACAGGCGCTATCTTTGAGGTGAAAGCTGATGAGGTGGCTATGGGATCCATTGGTGGCGGCGGAAGATATGACAACCTTACGGAAGTTTTCGGAGTGAAAAATATTCCGGGAATCGGGATTTCATTTGGCTTAGACAGGGTATATCTGGTGATGGAAGAGCTTAATCTTTTCCCTGAAGAAGCTTCATCGAAAATAGAATACCTGTTTGCTAATTTCGGAGGAGAAGGTGTTACAGATGCTTTAAAACTGATTATGCAGCTAAGAGAAAAAGGAACTTCAGCCGAACTCTATCCCGAAAATGCGAAACTGAACAAACAGTTCACCTATGCAGAAAAGAAAGGGATTAAAAACCTGGTGTTCTTAGGTGAAGAAGAAGTTAAAAACGGAACAGTTACTTTTAAAGACCTTGAGGCAGGAGAACAAAAGACTCTTTCTCTGGAAGAGTTTTTAGACCTGTAA
- a CDS encoding Crp/Fnr family transcriptional regulator, protein MDESLILKNIFRHITLNKDETSYFLSLLKEKTIQKKELILKQRDLCREINFVQSGILRAFYLDPSGKESTIMFAVPDWWITDMFCFINEKPAMLTIEALEESTVLQLQKKSLDELYRKVPKFERFFRIMMQNAYIREQLRTIENLSLTAEERYDAFLRKYPLAAERVTQKQIASYLGITPEFLSSIKTNKQK, encoded by the coding sequence ATGGACGAAAGTTTAATTTTAAAAAATATATTCCGTCATATTACTCTCAACAAAGATGAAACCTCTTATTTCCTTTCATTGTTAAAAGAGAAAACCATTCAAAAGAAGGAACTGATTCTTAAACAGCGGGATCTTTGCAGGGAAATCAATTTTGTACAGTCAGGTATTCTCAGAGCTTTTTATCTGGATCCGTCAGGAAAGGAGTCTACCATTATGTTTGCTGTTCCGGACTGGTGGATTACGGATATGTTTTGCTTTATTAATGAAAAACCTGCCATGCTGACGATTGAAGCGCTGGAAGAAAGTACTGTGCTTCAGTTACAGAAAAAAAGTCTGGATGAGCTTTATCGTAAAGTCCCAAAATTTGAAAGATTCTTCAGGATCATGATGCAGAATGCTTATATAAGGGAGCAGCTCAGAACCATCGAAAATCTTTCGCTGACAGCCGAAGAACGCTATGATGCATTTCTCCGAAAATATCCACTGGCTGCAGAACGGGTCACACAGAAACAGATTGCTTCTTATCTTGGAATTACCCCTGAGTTTTTAAGCAGCATCAAAACGAATAAACAAAAATAG
- a CDS encoding HPP family protein, with protein MKKTIKRTLRVSKYVIYKETLVDYKEHFWSFLGAFVGIGIIAFIQSHSLSATENIFLIGSFGASSVLIYGAIQSPLAQPRNLVGGHVISALVGVTVYKIVPDIIWLSAPLAVAFSIVLMQYTKTLHPPGGATALIAVSSTGKIPELGYWYVVSPVLTGCIILLLAALFFNNITPNRSYPSHSRFKRLLKKKHSHPHKLKK; from the coding sequence ATGAAGAAGACTATTAAACGAACGTTGAGAGTATCCAAATACGTGATCTATAAAGAAACCCTGGTAGATTACAAAGAACATTTCTGGTCATTTCTGGGAGCATTCGTAGGAATAGGGATTATTGCATTTATCCAGTCGCATTCCTTATCTGCCACCGAAAATATATTCCTGATCGGATCTTTCGGGGCATCCAGTGTTCTGATCTACGGTGCCATCCAGAGTCCCCTGGCCCAGCCCAGAAATTTAGTTGGCGGACACGTTATTTCCGCACTAGTCGGAGTTACCGTTTATAAAATCGTTCCTGATATTATCTGGTTATCTGCCCCTTTGGCTGTAGCATTTTCCATTGTGCTGATGCAGTATACCAAGACCCTTCATCCTCCCGGAGGAGCCACAGCCCTGATTGCGGTAAGCTCCACAGGAAAAATTCCGGAACTGGGCTATTGGTATGTTGTTTCTCCTGTTCTGACAGGTTGTATTATTCTTTTACTGGCTGCTCTTTTCTTCAATAATATCACCCCGAACAGAAGCTACCCTTCCCACAGCAGATTCAAACGGTTATTAAAGAAAAAACACAGCCATCCACACAAACTGAAAAAATAA
- a CDS encoding TIGR01777 family oxidoreductase translates to MKEIVLITGAGGMIARKLSEKIKEEYTVRFLTRKKKHDHDFEWDIKNGTIDEAALDNVSHIIHLAGANISEKRWTKERKQELISSRVDSAALLLETVRKKNIKLKSFISASGINYYGTVTTNEIYTEDDPPGNDFLSEVVVLWERAADDFKEQNLAERVVKIRTAVVLSKEDGALKKMLPTIRAGVGSALGSGKQYMPWIHINDICSIYETALKNPAIDGAYNAVSPQHTTNENLTKKIAEVLKKPLFMPNVPGFVLKLIFGELADALLEGSRASSEKIQKAGFSFTHPDLKEALENLLRA, encoded by the coding sequence ATGAAAGAAATCGTTCTGATAACCGGCGCCGGGGGTATGATTGCCCGTAAGCTGTCCGAAAAAATAAAGGAAGAATATACGGTAAGATTCCTCACCAGAAAGAAAAAGCATGATCATGATTTTGAATGGGACATTAAAAACGGAACAATTGATGAGGCCGCTTTAGATAATGTTTCCCACATTATTCATCTGGCCGGAGCCAATATTTCTGAAAAACGCTGGACTAAGGAACGAAAACAGGAACTTATTTCCAGCCGCGTAGATTCTGCTGCCCTTCTTTTAGAGACTGTAAGAAAGAAAAATATTAAACTTAAATCTTTTATTTCTGCTTCGGGAATTAATTATTATGGAACCGTGACCACAAATGAAATCTATACTGAGGACGATCCGCCCGGAAATGATTTTCTCAGCGAGGTAGTGGTTTTATGGGAAAGAGCGGCCGATGATTTTAAGGAACAGAATCTTGCCGAAAGAGTGGTGAAAATAAGAACAGCTGTAGTTTTGTCCAAAGAAGACGGCGCATTAAAAAAGATGCTTCCCACTATACGAGCCGGCGTAGGTTCAGCTTTAGGAAGCGGAAAACAGTATATGCCATGGATTCATATTAACGATATCTGTTCGATCTACGAAACAGCCTTAAAAAATCCAGCTATTGACGGAGCGTACAATGCCGTTTCTCCTCAGCATACCACCAATGAAAATCTGACAAAGAAAATTGCAGAAGTACTGAAAAAGCCCCTTTTTATGCCTAATGTTCCCGGATTTGTTTTAAAGCTAATCTTTGGAGAACTGGCAGATGCTTTGCTGGAAGGCTCAAGAGCTTCTTCAGAAAAAATACAGAAAGCAGGATTTAGTTTTACACATCCGGACCTGAAAGAAGCACTGGAAAATTTATTAAGAGCCTGA
- a CDS encoding DUF4406 domain-containing protein — translation MLILIAGPYRSGTNDDPVLIRQNLDKLEAAALPVFRKGHIPVIGEWLALPLIHLAGSTRIGDEAWQEIQYPIAHRILEKCDAVLRIEGASKGADEDVRIARERGLTIYYNIEDIPNA, via the coding sequence ATGCTTATACTAATTGCAGGCCCTTACAGAAGCGGCACCAATGATGATCCGGTACTGATCCGTCAGAATCTGGATAAACTGGAAGCGGCGGCTCTTCCTGTTTTCAGAAAAGGTCATATTCCTGTTATTGGAGAATGGCTGGCACTCCCTCTAATCCATCTTGCAGGTTCTACCCGGATCGGGGACGAGGCATGGCAGGAAATACAATACCCAATCGCCCACCGCATTCTGGAAAAATGTGATGCCGTCCTCAGAATTGAAGGCGCTTCAAAAGGTGCGGATGAAGACGTAAGAATAGCCCGGGAGCGTGGCTTAACCATATACTATAACATTGAAGATATTCCCAATGCATAA
- a CDS encoding single-stranded DNA-binding protein, with protein sequence MSLRNKVTLIGYTGKEVEMMNFENGNVKASVSLATSDHYTNAKGEKVEETQWHNLIAFGKTAEIFQKYVSKGKEIAVEGKLTYRSYDDKDGVKKYITEIRVDEILLLGGK encoded by the coding sequence ATGTCACTAAGAAACAAAGTAACATTAATTGGTTACACAGGAAAAGAAGTAGAAATGATGAACTTCGAAAACGGAAATGTAAAAGCAAGTGTGTCTTTAGCCACCAGCGACCATTACACCAATGCAAAAGGCGAAAAAGTGGAAGAGACCCAATGGCACAATCTGATTGCTTTCGGGAAAACGGCTGAGATCTTTCAGAAGTATGTTTCTAAAGGAAAAGAAATTGCAGTTGAAGGAAAGCTTACATATCGATCGTATGATGATAAGGATGGTGTTAAAAAGTATATAACAGAAATCAGAGTAGATGAGATCTTGCTTTTAGGAGGCAAATAA
- the nudK gene encoding GDP-mannose pyrophosphatase NudK: MHNPDIQIIDTEILSDNWYTLKKVTYHLEKKDGTIETQSREAYDRGNGAVIMLYNKVSGTVILTRQFRLPTFINGNSAGMLIEACAGLLDQDNPEDCIKRETEEETGYKISKVEKIFEAYMSPGSVTEILHFFIAEYAPDMKINNGGGLEEEGENIEVLELSFDKTLDMVDHGEIKDAKTIMLLQYLRLKNIL; encoded by the coding sequence ATGCATAATCCTGACATACAGATCATCGACACAGAAATCCTTTCTGATAACTGGTACACCCTGAAGAAAGTCACCTATCATCTTGAAAAGAAAGACGGAACCATAGAAACCCAAAGCAGAGAAGCTTACGACAGGGGAAATGGTGCCGTCATTATGCTTTACAACAAAGTTTCCGGTACTGTGATCCTGACCAGACAGTTCAGGCTTCCGACTTTCATCAATGGAAATTCAGCGGGAATGCTCATCGAAGCATGTGCCGGGCTTCTGGACCAAGACAACCCTGAAGACTGCATCAAAAGAGAAACAGAAGAGGAAACCGGCTACAAAATCTCAAAAGTGGAGAAAATATTTGAAGCCTATATGTCACCGGGTTCCGTAACGGAGATTCTTCATTTTTTTATTGCAGAATATGCGCCTGATATGAAGATCAATAATGGCGGTGGGCTGGAAGAAGAGGGAGAAAATATTGAGGTTCTGGAACTTTCTTTTGATAAGACTCTGGATATGGTGGATCATGGAGAAATTAAGGACGCCAAAACCATTATGCTGCTGCAGTATTTACGTCTTAAAAACATTTTATAG
- a CDS encoding arginase family protein, which produces MKRDIIIFEFPLNLGLKKKEHESEPGVKKLPDWLRKFDFHKKINPSTVYRLDAPEYKMELDKASGVLNADEIIKYAQKQADLILNNHQKGALHIMLGGDCSILIGSALALKKLGNFGLFYLDGHTDFIPPNLSSTAAAAGMDLAIITGTGHEKLTNIQGLKPYFLEENIFCAGNAETDDEEYVHQIVQSDIHYFDLPHLRKNGFGKTAADFLKMVEEKSLDGFFIHLDVDVLKDGLMPAVDSRMEEGIDYKNLHEILIPLIHSPLCFGIEITILDPDYDEDGMYTKPFVKNLIQIITNKED; this is translated from the coding sequence ATGAAAAGGGATATCATCATCTTTGAGTTTCCTCTCAATCTCGGACTGAAGAAAAAAGAACATGAATCTGAGCCTGGTGTAAAAAAACTTCCGGACTGGCTCAGGAAATTTGATTTTCACAAAAAAATCAATCCCAGTACTGTTTACAGACTCGATGCACCGGAATATAAAATGGAGCTTGATAAGGCATCAGGTGTTTTAAATGCGGATGAAATTATTAAATATGCTCAAAAACAGGCAGATCTTATCCTGAATAATCATCAGAAAGGTGCATTACACATTATGCTGGGCGGTGATTGCAGCATCCTGATCGGCTCAGCGCTGGCTTTAAAGAAGCTTGGTAATTTCGGATTGTTTTATCTGGACGGACATACAGATTTTATCCCACCAAATCTCTCCTCTACCGCAGCTGCTGCAGGAATGGACCTCGCCATTATTACAGGAACAGGGCATGAAAAATTAACCAATATTCAGGGACTTAAGCCTTACTTTTTGGAGGAAAATATTTTCTGCGCCGGAAATGCGGAAACGGACGATGAGGAATATGTACACCAGATCGTTCAATCTGATATCCATTATTTTGATCTTCCTCATCTCCGGAAAAATGGTTTTGGAAAAACGGCAGCAGATTTCCTGAAAATGGTTGAAGAGAAAAGCCTTGATGGATTCTTTATCCACCTCGACGTCGATGTTTTAAAAGACGGACTGATGCCCGCAGTAGACAGTAGAATGGAGGAAGGTATTGATTATAAAAACCTTCATGAAATCCTGATCCCATTGATTCACTCTCCGCTATGTTTTGGAATAGAAATAACCATCCTGGATCCGGATTATGATGAAGACGGAATGTACACAAAACCTTTTGTGAAAAATTTAATTCAAATTATAACAAATAAAGAAGATTAA
- a CDS encoding glycoside hydrolase family 38 N-terminal domain-containing protein: MSNRFFILLLLFIVSAQHMYGQKKVPFFGKIESVSGYAREISGENISYFSAFPEHATQALLTRTTDGNKIIEWETAPVPVKTSGPYVYFSWLVSHSSGTSGGERHFDLSINDQKALTLTTQPGNKQSDWISKAADSTAFVFHQTKTDGLKDSYGIAYLRIPVNKVNPGKPLRLKLTGHAQNSRDWFMTYKFTFQEKMDAVLTPFILKDGRRVITLTTLHFGKDQKITAKVNNQETYSFTMPDGVKSFEIPVPAKESSVQLSVSSGKQQLYIKTLGVEKVVPRTLYFIHHSHTDVGYSHLQAEVEKIHTKNIYDALKMIEETRNLPEEARFKWNVEALWDVENFMQKASPEDIQSFVKAVKEGSIGLSAMYANILTGLSQPEELFHYTEYAQKLEKKYGLSVKSAMMSDVPGFAWSLVPALAASGVKYFSSGPNYLGKSNPYLGDRVGHFVKNWGDRPVWWESPSGKEKILFWTAGRGYSSWHGVHPGDVFENGQKKIAEYLEDLTRTNYPYEMVQWRYNIVADNGPIDPSVSKFVDEWNKKYESPKIVLSTNEKMFETFEKRYGNQIPTVKGDISPYWEDGAMSTAKEEGINRNSSLKLQQLTTLYSMIDPGKYNADKFYDAWRNVILFHEHTWGAFNSITAPDLPFVTDQWKVKKQFSLDGNTLAHTLDEDLLKPITGSSSKSIAVFNTSSWARSGAVTISDMADGNAVQDSKGNQIPVQKLSDGKAVFMASDIPPLGSAVYKVIGKEAKAASPFVISDTRVSNGKVTVEWDVNTGSITKFTDNTTINHAGNFNNQGLNSYWYIPGSNPEEAVSSTNVKVRVLENGPVMAKVSLTSEAPGARKLERIITLFAGSDEVSLENIVDKTSVRTKESVHFGFPFNTEFKNITVDAGYGNMKYLTDQLPGSNMDYWYSRRWLDASSAKKGIQWMMIETPLMEASAMIDERMVIDSAHKRWKDKGVSGTTNWFSYAMNNYWHTNYKADQEGPVHYHYALRPHDGFNSVDNEKSAAAFTQPLIAVRANEKVSAGSLFKMSNDRMVVTTVTPQEDRSFLIRLYNPDEKEQINTFIWEKLKPNKLINLKTGKALSVNDSISVAGMDVVEIKVIP; encoded by the coding sequence ATGAGTAACCGGTTTTTCATTTTGTTATTGCTTTTCATTGTATCTGCTCAGCATATGTACGGGCAGAAAAAAGTCCCTTTTTTTGGTAAGATAGAATCTGTAAGCGGATATGCCCGTGAGATAAGCGGCGAAAATATCAGCTATTTTTCAGCATTTCCGGAACATGCCACTCAGGCCTTACTTACACGCACCACAGATGGAAACAAAATAATAGAATGGGAAACGGCTCCGGTACCTGTAAAAACTTCCGGCCCTTATGTTTATTTCAGCTGGCTGGTATCGCACTCTTCAGGAACCAGTGGGGGAGAACGTCATTTTGATCTTTCTATTAATGATCAAAAGGCACTTACCCTTACCACACAACCAGGCAATAAGCAGTCGGACTGGATTTCCAAAGCGGCTGACAGTACGGCTTTTGTATTTCATCAGACCAAAACAGACGGTTTAAAAGACTCTTATGGCATTGCTTATTTACGGATTCCGGTTAATAAAGTAAACCCAGGAAAACCTCTCCGTCTGAAACTGACAGGGCATGCACAAAACAGCAGGGATTGGTTTATGACCTACAAATTTACATTTCAGGAAAAAATGGATGCAGTACTCACACCGTTCATACTGAAAGATGGAAGACGGGTTATAACCCTTACCACACTTCATTTTGGAAAAGATCAAAAAATAACCGCTAAAGTGAATAATCAGGAAACCTATTCCTTTACAATGCCAGATGGGGTTAAAAGTTTTGAAATTCCGGTACCGGCAAAAGAAAGTTCCGTACAGTTGAGTGTGAGCTCGGGAAAGCAGCAACTTTACATAAAAACATTGGGGGTTGAGAAAGTAGTGCCGCGGACCCTGTACTTTATTCATCATTCACATACGGATGTAGGATATTCTCATTTACAGGCGGAAGTAGAAAAAATTCACACCAAAAATATTTACGATGCACTCAAAATGATTGAAGAAACCCGTAATCTGCCAGAGGAAGCCCGTTTCAAATGGAATGTAGAAGCCCTTTGGGATGTTGAAAACTTTATGCAGAAAGCAAGCCCTGAAGACATACAGTCTTTTGTAAAAGCTGTAAAAGAAGGAAGTATCGGACTATCGGCCATGTATGCCAATATTTTAACAGGATTGAGCCAGCCTGAGGAATTATTCCACTATACAGAATATGCACAAAAACTGGAAAAAAAATATGGTTTATCTGTTAAAAGTGCCATGATGTCTGACGTACCCGGCTTTGCATGGTCTTTAGTTCCTGCATTGGCTGCCTCCGGGGTAAAATATTTTTCCAGCGGCCCTAACTATCTGGGTAAAAGCAATCCTTATCTCGGAGACCGTGTTGGGCACTTTGTGAAAAACTGGGGCGATCGTCCGGTGTGGTGGGAATCACCTTCCGGTAAAGAAAAAATATTATTCTGGACGGCAGGAAGAGGCTATTCTTCATGGCATGGAGTTCATCCCGGTGATGTTTTTGAAAACGGACAGAAAAAAATTGCAGAATATCTGGAAGACCTTACCAGAACCAATTATCCTTATGAAATGGTGCAATGGCGTTACAATATTGTAGCGGATAACGGACCGATTGATCCGTCTGTGTCAAAATTTGTAGACGAATGGAACAAAAAATATGAATCTCCAAAAATTGTATTGAGTACCAATGAAAAAATGTTTGAAACCTTCGAGAAAAGGTATGGCAACCAGATTCCTACGGTAAAAGGGGATATCAGCCCTTATTGGGAGGATGGAGCGATGTCTACGGCGAAAGAGGAAGGGATTAACAGAAACAGCAGCCTTAAATTACAGCAGCTGACCACTCTTTACTCAATGATAGATCCGGGAAAATATAATGCCGATAAATTTTATGATGCCTGGAGAAATGTGATCCTTTTTCACGAGCATACCTGGGGGGCTTTCAACAGCATTACAGCCCCTGATCTTCCCTTCGTTACCGATCAGTGGAAAGTAAAGAAACAGTTTTCATTGGATGGAAATACTCTGGCTCATACGCTGGACGAAGATCTCTTAAAACCGATTACCGGTTCTTCCTCAAAAAGCATTGCCGTATTCAATACCTCATCGTGGGCTCGAAGCGGAGCTGTAACCATTTCCGATATGGCTGATGGAAATGCTGTTCAGGATTCGAAGGGTAATCAAATTCCGGTACAGAAACTTAGTGACGGGAAGGCCGTATTCATGGCATCAGATATTCCTCCGCTGGGTTCCGCTGTATATAAAGTGATTGGAAAAGAAGCAAAAGCTGCAAGCCCGTTCGTGATCTCAGATACCCGGGTATCCAATGGAAAAGTGACTGTAGAATGGGATGTCAATACAGGAAGCATTACAAAATTTACAGATAATACTACGATAAATCATGCAGGAAATTTCAATAACCAGGGATTGAACAGCTATTGGTATATACCGGGTTCAAACCCTGAAGAAGCAGTTTCCAGCACAAATGTTAAGGTCAGAGTATTGGAGAACGGGCCGGTTATGGCTAAAGTTTCTTTAACATCTGAAGCACCTGGTGCCCGCAAACTTGAAAGAATCATCACCCTGTTTGCCGGCAGTGATGAAGTATCCCTGGAAAATATTGTTGATAAGACATCGGTCAGAACCAAAGAATCTGTGCATTTTGGCTTTCCCTTTAATACCGAATTTAAGAATATAACAGTGGATGCGGGCTATGGGAATATGAAATATTTAACAGACCAGCTGCCCGGCTCCAATATGGATTACTGGTACAGCCGCCGCTGGCTGGATGCTTCTTCAGCGAAAAAAGGAATACAGTGGATGATGATTGAAACTCCGTTAATGGAAGCTTCCGCCATGATAGACGAAAGAATGGTGATTGACAGTGCCCACAAAAGATGGAAGGATAAAGGAGTATCAGGGACTACCAACTGGTTCAGCTATGCCATGAACAATTACTGGCATACCAATTACAAAGCAGATCAGGAAGGGCCTGTGCATTATCATTATGCACTTCGTCCGCATGATGGATTTAATTCTGTAGATAACGAAAAGTCGGCTGCTGCATTTACCCAGCCTTTGATTGCAGTGAGAGCCAATGAAAAAGTATCGGCAGGAAGTTTATTTAAAATGAGCAATGACAGGATGGTGGTGACAACCGTTACCCCGCAGGAAGACCGGAGTTTCCTGATCAGATTGTATAATCCGGACGAAAAAGAACAGATTAATACTTTTATATGGGAAAAACTGAAGCCGAATAAACTTATCAATTTAAAGACGGGAAAGGCTTTGTCAGTTAATGATAGTATAAGTGTAGCCGGGATGGATGTTGTGGAAATAAAAGTGATCCCGTAA
- a CDS encoding HRDC domain-containing protein — MMKVKVFKIRLPKEFLYKDQKMLDDFLEVNEIIKVETAFVNDECYWSVILYFEELKTVKNTVKEPKAVKYSAEHDVLSSDEEKILNALKYWRSEKAKEQNLPTYFIASNKELMSVAKYKPVKKEELLDIKGFGKHKIENYGEEILEILESV, encoded by the coding sequence ATGATGAAAGTAAAAGTTTTTAAAATCAGACTTCCCAAAGAATTTTTGTATAAAGATCAGAAGATGCTTGATGATTTCCTGGAAGTGAATGAAATTATAAAGGTGGAGACCGCTTTTGTAAATGATGAATGTTATTGGTCCGTCATCCTGTATTTTGAAGAACTGAAAACAGTTAAAAATACAGTGAAGGAACCAAAGGCAGTAAAATATTCTGCAGAACATGATGTTTTAAGCTCCGACGAAGAAAAAATTCTAAATGCCCTGAAGTATTGGAGATCTGAGAAGGCGAAAGAACAGAACCTCCCCACTTATTTCATTGCGAGCAACAAAGAACTCATGTCTGTGGCCAAGTACAAGCCTGTAAAGAAAGAAGAACTGCTGGATATTAAAGGTTTCGGAAAACATAAGATTGAAAATTATGGTGAAGAAATCCTTGAGATTCTTGAAAGTGTCTGA